Proteins encoded by one window of Blautia faecicola:
- a CDS encoding AbrB/MazE/SpoVT family DNA-binding domain-containing protein: MNIALIRTMDSQGRIVIPAEIRKQMKLSDGDALELENVGMELLLRKCPTHLNGKEEMASYLSVLYSVIHCGIAICSEAHILVSAGIYLPEGTPVTEELAELVADGQELISAENCPVYPVSNTRQPVCAFFPILREDREPLALLLCSRTGQHLSEMELGCAKLVAAVIANKIK; encoded by the coding sequence ATGAATATTGCACTCATCCGGACCATGGACTCTCAGGGGCGTATCGTCATCCCTGCAGAAATCCGGAAACAAATGAAGCTCTCAGACGGAGATGCACTGGAACTGGAAAATGTGGGAATGGAGCTGCTTTTACGCAAATGCCCTACCCACTTAAACGGAAAAGAGGAAATGGCTTCCTATCTTTCCGTCCTCTACAGTGTCATCCACTGTGGTATCGCAATTTGCAGTGAGGCTCACATACTCGTATCTGCGGGCATCTATCTTCCGGAAGGCACTCCCGTTACAGAAGAACTCGCCGAATTGGTTGCGGACGGCCAGGAACTGATCTCTGCTGAGAACTGCCCTGTCTACCCGGTATCCAACACCCGTCAACCGGTTTGTGCTTTTTTCCCGATTTTAAGGGAAGACAGAGAGCCGCTGGCACTTCTTCTCTGTTCCAGAACCGGACAGCATTTATCCGAGATGGAATTGGGATGCGCTAAACTGGTCGCTGCCGTAATTGCAAACAAAATTAAGTAA
- a CDS encoding vWA domain-containing protein, with product MNHSQRNLKKLIRAKEDSIADEELFLSAAYQKYQTSLARAVTGRYRYGLQVLLDWDISEQAGVAYTDNYKVHLNAANPITQSFPTRFLRSQSLTGLTGHEVGHLLYSDFTAHAVHLRSLENGSFYPKEPELSLPAYQTALEEIKEVLEGKDKAGCLTLARCAATFQNILEDIHIEDRMCEEFHGTFRQGIELNNLRMSEQIPSIQEQIDKEYQPFSIIANLILSYCRTGNINNPTGYQGDYLDTISDCTDLLDTAMESEKGTDRMLVSNALLALTWNYIQPLIEKTREELEMHGEDSAADALEDLLGDEVSSGAPLPTGKSGAIPKNIKPASPKGSGNDEGNAPSGPRTKEDAIEEAKQVLSEEGGRIALTKTNTILDENNPGVTYVSQYQGSGYEHAAEDLFRILNDVAAEKVQEDCQTELTEELQKTANDIHYGNAHAGIHVTIHRLTSVSDYLKNEYQTVAPPLLRASKKLQSTILPLLKEEQQGGKQKNLLFGKRLDSHALYKTDGTIFTRTRLPGEEKRLAVALLIDESGSMGWGDRMTHARKTAIVLYDFCKSLGIPITIYGHSTDAGGVALYSYAEFDSVDNEDCYRLMDMCDRNGNRDGAALRFVAEHLCTRPELQKLLILISDGQPADYGYSGTEAEADLRGIKKEYEKRDVILFAAAIGDDKENIRRIYKDGFLDITKLEELPKNMAQLVKQHLK from the coding sequence GTGAATCACAGCCAAAGAAATTTAAAGAAACTAATCCGGGCAAAAGAGGATTCCATTGCGGATGAGGAGTTATTCCTCTCCGCTGCCTATCAGAAGTACCAGACCTCCCTTGCCAGAGCCGTTACCGGACGTTACCGGTATGGACTGCAGGTACTGCTGGACTGGGACATTTCCGAACAGGCAGGCGTTGCATATACCGACAATTATAAGGTACATCTCAACGCAGCGAACCCGATCACCCAGTCTTTCCCCACCCGTTTCTTACGTTCCCAGAGCCTGACAGGGCTCACCGGGCATGAAGTGGGGCACTTACTCTATTCTGATTTCACAGCCCACGCTGTTCATCTGAGGAGTCTGGAAAACGGTTCCTTCTATCCGAAGGAGCCGGAGCTATCCCTTCCAGCTTATCAGACAGCACTGGAGGAGATCAAAGAAGTGTTAGAAGGAAAGGACAAAGCCGGATGCCTGACACTGGCACGATGCGCCGCAACTTTTCAAAACATTCTGGAAGACATCCATATTGAAGACCGTATGTGTGAGGAATTCCACGGCACCTTCCGACAGGGGATTGAACTCAATAACCTGCGTATGTCCGAACAGATTCCTTCCATACAGGAACAAATTGACAAAGAATACCAGCCATTTTCCATCATTGCCAACCTGATCCTTTCCTATTGCCGGACCGGAAACATCAACAATCCCACCGGCTATCAGGGGGATTATCTGGATACCATTTCCGATTGTACCGATCTTCTGGATACGGCAATGGAATCGGAAAAAGGCACTGACCGGATGCTGGTTTCCAATGCGCTCTTAGCCCTGACCTGGAACTATATCCAGCCGCTCATCGAAAAAACACGGGAGGAATTGGAAATGCATGGCGAGGATTCCGCTGCCGATGCTCTGGAAGATCTTCTAGGGGATGAAGTCAGCAGCGGCGCTCCTCTTCCGACCGGAAAAAGCGGTGCCATTCCAAAGAATATCAAACCAGCTTCCCCAAAAGGAAGCGGGAATGATGAGGGCAATGCTCCTTCCGGTCCACGTACCAAAGAGGATGCTATAGAGGAAGCCAAACAGGTGCTTTCGGAAGAAGGCGGGCGCATCGCTCTTACAAAGACCAATACCATTCTGGATGAAAACAACCCCGGCGTCACTTATGTCAGTCAGTATCAGGGCAGCGGCTATGAGCATGCTGCAGAGGATCTGTTCCGGATCTTGAACGATGTGGCTGCAGAAAAGGTGCAGGAAGACTGTCAGACGGAACTGACCGAGGAACTGCAGAAAACAGCCAATGATATTCATTACGGCAATGCCCATGCAGGCATCCATGTTACCATCCATCGCCTGACCAGTGTTTCCGATTACCTGAAGAATGAATACCAGACAGTTGCTCCCCCGCTCCTGCGGGCTTCCAAAAAGCTGCAAAGCACCATCCTGCCGCTTTTGAAAGAAGAACAGCAAGGCGGAAAGCAGAAGAATCTCCTGTTTGGAAAACGTCTGGACTCCCATGCTCTCTATAAGACAGACGGAACCATCTTTACCAGAACCAGACTTCCAGGAGAGGAAAAACGTCTGGCTGTTGCCCTCCTGATTGACGAGAGTGGTTCGATGGGTTGGGGCGACCGGATGACACATGCAAGAAAGACTGCCATTGTCCTTTATGATTTCTGTAAAAGCCTCGGTATCCCTATCACCATTTACGGGCATTCCACGGATGCAGGCGGCGTTGCTCTTTACTCCTATGCAGAATTTGATTCTGTGGACAATGAGGACTGTTACCGGCTGATGGATATGTGCGACCGCAACGGGAACCGGGACGGCGCAGCTCTCCGCTTCGTAGCAGAGCATTTGTGCACACGCCCGGAGCTTCAGAAGCTGCTGATCCTGATTTCTGACGGTCAGCCAGCCGATTACGGCTACAGCGGAACGGAAGCAGAGGCAGATCTGCGGGGCATCAAGAAAGAATACGAAAAACGGGATGTCATCCTGTTTGCGGCTGCCATTGGTGACGATAAGGAAAATATCCGCAGGATTTACAAGGACGGATTCCTGGATATCACGAAACTGGAAGAGCTTCCAAAGAATATGGCACAGCTTGTCAAACAGCATCTCAAATAA
- a CDS encoding helix-turn-helix domain-containing protein — protein sequence MRKAALTEAQIRKHLADNLSYLRQAKTPKLSQKAVARILNLPPKTIMNYENANSSPMAYAVLRLAVYYGCTMEELLTKNLRKERKNIT from the coding sequence ATGAGAAAAGCAGCACTCACAGAAGCCCAGATCCGAAAGCATCTGGCAGATAATCTGTCTTATCTCCGGCAAGCCAAAACACCGAAGTTATCACAAAAGGCAGTTGCCAGAATCTTAAATCTTCCCCCGAAAACCATTATGAATTATGAAAATGCAAACTCCTCCCCGATGGCTTATGCCGTCCTTCGCCTTGCTGTGTATTACGGCTGCACGATGGAGGAACTGCTGACAAAAAATCTAAGAAAAGAAAGGAAGAATATCACGTGA
- a CDS encoding AAA family ATPase — translation MANNIVATWGFKRKLPEPFEDYTDHAIFDDIASKYCTQPRKKSTLHAATLRAVLAYLELENPVGSTPPEKLGAVGTQSNNFVVAEYPSKTGDLQVVVYNQLNGKFYGGCYTPPPDVESTPEKYEFKDSKQSGAALLFALMPVFLADEECNEKYQELKAHRDNGYPDLDAAAETAAVLCDNIYRRTRYASGLPTGGVKIDLPANGVLSLIKPLNIQKGVYAPTEVLHGDFQVLRPGSGFKKAQAAISRDDFVGKFILTASRRLSPEEEVSVPTLAEWYIIPPEIKRICEHAKLTTDTTQPMRNFLLRGPAGTGKTEGAKAIASALHLPYRCITCSANTEVFDLLGQILPDVDGKRTRLQRQYPSFQEIQLDPSGAYQKLTGNYDEEISAEDTYQKLIDTIFDEMHSYYKEHTSGQNFQYVDTPLVEAIRYGYILEIQEPTVIANPGVLVGLNSLLDRCNSVYLPNGETIHRHPDTTIVITTNNDYAGCKQMNQSVISRMNLVIDLDEPDEDTQVERAMAVTGCKDAKTVRLMTRIVKSMAVYCRENLITDGCCGMRELISWVQSYMVCGDIREAARYTVLASASADAENRTEVEESCLDTVLAA, via the coding sequence ATGGCAAATAACATCGTAGCAACCTGGGGGTTCAAACGCAAACTCCCGGAACCATTTGAGGATTATACGGACCATGCAATCTTTGATGACATTGCATCCAAATACTGTACTCAGCCACGGAAAAAATCCACGCTTCATGCAGCTACCCTGCGGGCAGTCCTTGCTTATCTGGAGCTGGAAAACCCGGTTGGCAGTACCCCGCCGGAAAAGCTTGGGGCGGTCGGTACCCAATCCAACAATTTTGTTGTGGCGGAATATCCGAGCAAAACCGGTGATCTTCAGGTGGTTGTCTACAACCAGCTAAACGGAAAGTTTTACGGAGGCTGCTATACTCCTCCGCCGGATGTGGAAAGCACACCGGAAAAATACGAATTTAAAGACTCCAAACAGTCCGGTGCGGCTCTGCTGTTCGCACTGATGCCGGTTTTTCTGGCAGATGAAGAGTGTAATGAAAAGTATCAGGAATTAAAAGCGCACCGGGACAACGGTTATCCCGATCTGGACGCCGCTGCGGAAACAGCAGCCGTTCTCTGCGACAACATTTACCGGAGAACCCGCTATGCATCAGGTCTCCCGACCGGTGGTGTTAAGATTGACCTTCCGGCAAACGGCGTATTGTCGCTGATCAAACCGTTAAATATCCAGAAGGGGGTCTATGCACCAACCGAAGTGCTCCATGGAGACTTTCAGGTGTTACGTCCAGGAAGTGGATTTAAGAAAGCACAGGCAGCCATTTCCAGAGATGATTTTGTTGGGAAATTTATCCTGACCGCATCCCGAAGGCTGTCTCCGGAAGAGGAGGTATCTGTTCCGACATTGGCAGAGTGGTACATCATCCCTCCGGAAATCAAACGGATCTGCGAACACGCAAAACTGACAACGGATACCACACAGCCGATGCGGAATTTTCTTTTACGGGGACCGGCAGGTACCGGAAAGACCGAAGGAGCCAAAGCCATTGCTTCCGCACTTCACCTTCCTTACCGCTGCATTACCTGTTCCGCAAATACAGAGGTATTCGACCTTTTAGGTCAGATTCTTCCTGATGTGGACGGAAAACGCACCCGGCTTCAGCGGCAGTACCCGTCTTTTCAGGAAATCCAGTTAGATCCCTCCGGTGCCTATCAGAAGCTGACCGGAAACTATGATGAAGAAATTTCTGCCGAGGACACCTACCAGAAGCTGATCGATACGATTTTTGATGAAATGCACAGCTATTATAAGGAACACACCTCCGGACAGAACTTCCAGTATGTGGATACGCCTCTAGTCGAAGCCATCCGCTATGGGTATATTCTTGAGATACAGGAGCCTACGGTCATTGCTAATCCCGGTGTACTGGTTGGACTTAACTCCCTTTTAGACCGCTGTAACAGCGTATATCTTCCAAACGGAGAAACCATCCACCGTCATCCGGATACGACCATCGTAATCACCACAAACAATGACTATGCAGGCTGTAAACAGATGAACCAGTCTGTCATTTCCCGAATGAACCTTGTGATTGATCTGGATGAACCGGATGAGGATACACAGGTAGAACGTGCCATGGCTGTTACCGGATGCAAGGATGCAAAAACGGTACGTCTGATGACACGCATTGTCAAATCCATGGCTGTCTACTGCCGGGAAAATCTCATTACAGATGGCTGCTGTGGCATGAGGGAGCTGATTTCCTGGGTGCAGTCCTACATGGTCTGCGGGGATATCCGGGAAGCGGCCCGTTACACGGTGCTTGCCTCTGCCTCTGCCGATGCTGAGAACCGTACGGAAGTGGAAGAAAGCTGTCTGGATACTGTGCTTGCTGCGTAG
- a CDS encoding single-stranded DNA-binding protein — MSAILTILGRATRDPEMQQGKNSGTEYVSLDIAVSQRGQDGKEETIYYQCYFNKFLAERLAKAGVKKGTGLMIYGDLELHPFIYQKGKNAGQANAGPRINVKDWHFVPSNRSDSNTGHPGANQNSQPNGGAATPGAAGNGSYPMQGNPNGSYQNQAMPGGYPQQGMAPANGAYTPPANGGQYQAPPNGTGQPQSSYPPQGSYTGMPNYGGMPGSQPTDGFQNVPEQMASQLPY; from the coding sequence ATGTCAGCAATTTTAACAATTTTAGGGAGGGCCACAAGAGATCCTGAGATGCAGCAAGGAAAAAATTCCGGTACGGAATATGTTTCTCTGGACATTGCAGTTTCACAGCGAGGCCAGGATGGAAAGGAAGAAACCATTTACTATCAGTGCTATTTTAACAAGTTCCTTGCAGAACGCTTAGCAAAAGCAGGCGTAAAGAAAGGAACCGGGCTGATGATCTATGGTGATCTGGAGCTTCATCCGTTCATTTATCAGAAAGGAAAGAATGCGGGGCAGGCAAATGCCGGTCCGAGGATCAATGTCAAGGACTGGCACTTTGTACCATCCAACCGTTCTGACAGCAATACCGGACATCCGGGTGCAAACCAGAACAGCCAGCCGAATGGTGGTGCGGCAACGCCCGGTGCAGCCGGCAATGGCAGCTACCCAATGCAGGGAAATCCCAATGGCAGCTACCAGAATCAGGCAATGCCTGGCGGCTATCCACAGCAGGGAATGGCTCCTGCTAACGGTGCCTACACGCCTCCTGCAAATGGCGGACAGTATCAGGCTCCGCCAAACGGAACCGGTCAGCCACAGAGCAGCTACCCGCCGCAGGGCAGTTATACCGGAATGCCAAATTACGGAGGTATGCCGGGCAGTCAGCCAACTGACGGCTTTCAAAATGTGCCGGAACAGATGGCATCCCAGTTGCCCTATTAA
- a CDS encoding response regulator transcription factor, translating into MRKMEQKNRILIVEDDTDINNLLYTALQKAGYETVQAFSGTEARMLFQMDKAGFSLILLDLMLPGISGEEVLAQIRKQGNTPVIVLTAKDGLDEKIGLLTSGADDYITKPFEIQEVLARIQVQLRHMQQEPEHKSVSYKNLELDRERFEVRIAGVLLPKITKQEFAILELLLEHPKQVFSKEEIFEYAWDEHYMGETKTLDVHISNIRKKIKAVTQEEYIDTVWGIGYRLHS; encoded by the coding sequence ATGAGAAAAATGGAGCAGAAAAACAGAATTCTGATTGTAGAAGACGATACGGATATCAATAATCTTTTATATACGGCATTACAGAAAGCAGGGTATGAGACGGTACAGGCTTTTTCCGGGACGGAAGCGAGGATGCTGTTCCAGATGGATAAGGCGGGCTTTTCTTTGATTCTATTGGATCTGATGCTTCCGGGAATTTCAGGAGAAGAGGTGCTTGCCCAGATTCGGAAACAGGGCAATACGCCGGTTATTGTCCTGACAGCCAAAGACGGATTGGATGAAAAAATCGGGCTTCTTACCAGTGGGGCAGATGATTACATTACAAAACCGTTTGAGATACAGGAGGTGCTTGCCCGGATTCAGGTTCAGCTCCGCCATATGCAGCAGGAGCCGGAACATAAAAGCGTGTCATATAAAAACCTGGAACTGGACCGTGAGCGCTTTGAAGTCCGGATTGCCGGAGTGCTGCTTCCCAAAATTACAAAGCAGGAATTTGCAATTCTGGAGCTTTTACTGGAGCATCCGAAACAGGTCTTCAGCAAAGAAGAGATTTTTGAATATGCGTGGGATGAACACTATATGGGAGAGACAAAGACACTGGATGTACATATCAGCAATATCCGGAAAAAGATAAAAGCAGTAACGCAGGAGGAATATATTGATACCGTATGGGGAATCGGCTACCGTCTGCATTCTTAA